aaatcccgaatctatttttaaatataaatgtattttgccagaatctcaggttgtAGTGGATATCCCTggacctgctctcatttgctctTTTAGCTGTTTGGCAAGTTGTCGAAATAGTTTCCTGAGCTTTAAAATAGATATCCCTTTATTTGCACGTGACAAATAAAGGGCTAGGTATCTGATCTTAATTtataatatttgaaaaaaaattataatgatTTGGAAATGCGGAAATATTGCCATGAAATGGAAATCATTCTAAGTGAGTCTGTGCTGATAAGCACAATACTTCTGAAACTGGTCAGTGCAATAGTGTGACTCAACTGGTTACCAGCTGGTTGCATTCTGGTTACACACAAAGCGAGGCTACTGGGCACCTATCATTTTTCAGCTAAGGCACTGTCATGCAGAAATTCTGTCAGTATTTGTAGACGAATATCTGTTTTAAATCTATGGGTTTGGCTATACTTTTAATGTAAGTAGTTCATGTAaatttctgtttaatgtgaatgtctatATAAGCAGATGGCTGCCGTCTGCTTATACAGACATTTTATATACATTGACACTCTTCGCCACCATGGTAGCATCACTCAGAAACCAGGAAGAAGACTTACTATATCTGACAAAGAATCCTCACTGCATGGCTCACTGCATGTAGTTCCCATCAACACAGAACCTGTATGCCAACAAGACACAAACAGACAGTTAGCTGTTACAGTAATGCACCATTGTGGCAATATTTTCCAATATTTTTATGTACGTATAGACTGTCAAACAGGTGTTACATTTGCTGGAAAACCGGCTATTTGTTAAAGCTGAGAAATGTGAATTTCACATGGAAACAGTCTCCTTCTTGGGCTTCATTACTGAGCAGGGGAACATCAAACCAGACCCAGTGAAGGTCCGACAAGTACTCGACTGGTCCAAACCCCCAGATTGAAAGCAGCTCCAATGCTTTTTGGGTTTAACTAACTTTTATCGCAGCTTCATCTGGAATTTCAGTAAGATCGTCTAATATCTCACTCACCTCTCCCAAGGTTCCCTTTCAGTGGGGTCAGTCTTCTTAGGCCGCTTTTAATCACCTCGCAGCAGTATGAAGGTAAGCTACATCCTTTTGCTTACTTCTTTCGTGAATTCAATGTGGAGGATAGAGAACTCCTCCTCATCAAGTTAGCCCTGGCATCACTGGCTCGAGGAAACGCCCCAGCCATTCATAGTCTGGACTGATCACAAGGACCTGGCGTATCTTCAAACTGCAAAACGGATGAGCGCCCATCAAGCCAGGTGGGCActgtttttcacacattttcagttCTCTATCATCTACAGGCCTGGCTCACGGGATGTGAAGGCCGACGCACTGTCTCAGCCGTTTTCTTCCTCAGAGGACGTTCTGAAGGAGTCCTCAATCTTCCTCATGTTATCGGAGCTGTTACCTGGGGGATAAAGTCCACAGTTTGTGAGGCACAGTGCAACAAACCTGATCCCAGAACCAGGCCGCCCGAGTGGCTCTACGTTTCAACCCTGGTCCAGTCCTGAGTTCTCCAGTGGGACCACATGGCGAGGTTCACCTGCCATCCAGGCATCAATCAGACCATCTCTTTCCTGGAACGCCTGGTGGCCTACACTTGGCATGCCAGGGAGCATATTTTAGCTTGCTCTACTTGAGCTCAAAATAAGCCTCAAACCTCTCCTTTTGCAGGCCTACTTCGACCTCTGCCGACCTCCGGACGACCATGGTCTCAGATCGCACTTGATTTTATGACAGGCCTCCTCCTTCTGCAGGAAATATGGTAATTCTGACTATTGTTGTCCAATTCTCAAAACCAGCACATTTCGTGGCTTTTCCTCACAACAGAAACCACCCAAATCCTTACCAAACCTGTCTTTCAACTTCACGTGATCCCCTTGGACATCGTATCAGACCTGGGACAAGTTCAACTCTAGAGTTTGGAAAGGGTTCTGTCCGGCAGTCGGAGCCAAGGTTAGTTTGTCTTCGGGATTTCACCTGTAGACTAATGGACAAACCGAATGTACCTACCAGGAGTTGGAGGCAGCACTTCACTGTCTCACCTCCACCAACCAGAGCACCTGGAGTTCTTACCTCACTTGCATCGAATATGCCCATATTAGCCTCACGTCTTCTGCTACCGGGCTGTCGCATCACAGGGCTACCAACGGCGGCTGTTCCCAACAGTCGAGAGTGAGCGTATGGTTCCCTCTGTTCAACATCATCTACGCAGGCACCGCCACATCTGGAGAGCCACCTGAGCTGCCCAATGGAAAACCGATGGACTGCTTTCAGCGCAGTACGTTCCAGTCTGAATCAAGCCCAGGAAACTGGCTCCCAACTTCAATGGGCAGTTTGAGATTGACTCCATGGTCAACCTTGTCTCAGTCTAGTTGAAGCGTCCTCGGAGCATGCACAGAAATACTCTTTTCCATGTGTCTCAGCTCAACCCTTACATGTCGGTGATGTTCTTCATTGGATCGTTGTACTTACCTCAACCTTCCTGGAACCCTTCTTGTTTCCTGTGGACCCTGTTGGATGAACGTGAGCGTGAGTGGATTTCAGTGTGGAGTGAGTCTGTGAGCGTGTGAGTCACAGAATGTGTGAAGAGGAGTGTAGACGTGTTACCCTTGCCCTGAACATCCCCTGGATGCCCTGAACATCCCCTGGATGCCCTGAACATCCCCTGGATGCCCTGGACCTCCCCTGGATGCCCTGGATCCCCTGGATGCCCTGGATCCCCTGGATGCCCTGGATGCTCTGGAGCCGTGATCCTTCATCActgtacatatgtatatatcttACCTGGTGGTTCTGTAAAGAAACCTTCCTTTACCTGTATGACTCAGAGTCCTGCATTGAGTCCAGCCTGACCAGCTGTGACAGCAGGATTAGACCACTGTGAGATTGGTTAGTTTTACCCTTCTGATGATGTACAGGCTTTTTATTTAATCCAATCCTCATTTAGAAAGATGCAATATTAGGTCATAGCTGTGCATGTTGAATTACACCAAGAAGCATGTAGTATGTAGTATTTTACATGTATGTTAGATGTTGAAAGAGAGAATATGTTGGATCAGGTTACTGTATATTACTCAGTTTGGAGTGTAAGAGAGTAAGGTCAGCAAATTTTTAACAGTGAACCTGAGATGAACATCACTGTctgctgtgtgtaaatgtgtaccAGATGCATTGTACCATGAATCATTGACTGTTGAAGAGGAAGCATAAGGAATACTACTATtgcaaacatttcatttttgcaACTAACTGAGTTGTTCACTGGTACTTGTACCTGATGTaactggtaaatggactggttcttacatagtgcttttctactctacctgaccACTCATTGCACTTTATGCGGTTTGCTTCATTCATCCATGTGCCATCTTTCTCTTCTCCAGCTGTTACCTTGTTGCTCTGATGTCATGTGGATCAGGTCACTGACTGTTGTCTCATTGATATGTTTTAAGATATGGCCTCTGACTCCAGGAAGGGGAGGTCCCTGTGACTTGTAGGAGACATCAGAGAGCAGTGAACACGAGTTTCCAATCATACTGCTCAGCTTCTCCCACTGGTCTCTGTCCTTATGAATTAACAGACACAGGAACATGAATACACAGCAATCATGAACATTTTGTTGACAGCAAAACTATATTTAGAGAAGACACAGAAATAGTCCAAGATTTATTTACTAGTCTTGCTTACCTCTTGCCTAAATGGGTCTATTAAAGCCACCACTGCTGGGTATTTGCTGATGAGGGTTTGGTACAGGTCGACTAACTCATCGGGCGATTTCAGAACTCCAGTTGCAACTTCATACTTCCCTTTAGACTACAAGAGATTAGAGAATCCAGCAAGAAGACGATaaatcttgttgtttttttaaactgatgtgCTTATGATGTATTTGCTTTGAAAAAGTTCACAAGAACATGCCAACACATTATTTTCCATAAAGTGTTTGACTATTTTTGGTGAACTTACAGGGTCCATGAGCTCATGAGCAGCACAGTTCAAAGCTAAATGGATCTGTGTGCCCAGTGGAACTCCAAGGTTGGTGCAGGCTTCAGCGATCAGATCCAGAGGCTGCTCTGCTCGCTCGTGGCTGACAGTCAGGGCCCCGCTGTCACGTACAAATGCTTCGCTGGCCTTGGAGCAAGCACATGGTTCACATAAGTAACTATTATATATACATTAACAACTAATGAGACACTTTATTGGGTGCACCTACTCAGTAAAGCTAATCAGTGGCACAAACTCgctgcatttaggcatgtaaacATGGTGAGTAGAACTTGCTATGGTTCAATTGGAATAGAGACAAAAGCTGATTTTATTGAATTTCAATATGGCATGACTTTTGGTGCAGACAATCTggggaagaagaaagaaggagaagaagaagaaaaaacatccaatgcagctcttctttggatgaaAATGGCTTGTAGATGGCAGAGGCCAGAAAGAACAGCCAGGTTAAAGCAGTAACTATAATTAGCCACTTACTAAACAATTGTAAGCAGATAATCACTACATGTCTGAATTCAAAACGAGTCCAACTGTGGAgcagaggatgaagaggagagtGAAGCTGCAGTGAGCAAGGTGCTCATCAAAATTAGACTAGATCATCCTAATATAGACTAAAACTTCTGACTTGCTTTCAGCACCTtactgaaaaataaaggaaataacTGTGAGGGCAGAAGGTGGTCTAACCAAACATGGTACTTGTAAAGTGACAATGTTGGTGAAAGTATGTTTTTGTTTAGATATTTTTACTGCAAAGCAGCTTAGCTGAAGCTACACGTGAATGAAAATAGACAAGTATATATTAATAATGTATATCTGAATGAGATAGTCCTCATCGCAAGGTTATTAGAAGCCAAGAGTGTCAAACTCCCACTCTCCactcttctgttttttaaagttcTAGGGGTCATTTAGCAGGGCTGAAAATGAAATGCAGCATAAACCATTCAAAGGTAAATAGAGGAATCATTTAAGAAGCATTTTAGATCTTTAGATAAGCACAGATACATTAATTTCAAATTTAACAATGAACACTGAATACAATTCTCTGTTATATTTTTCAGGAAATCTCTAAATCCTGCCTCCGCCGTGTGCATTCTCTGCCCTCATACAATCTGCTGAATTCAGCGCCTActcttaaaattaataaaaagcgATGTCCCTCACCCCGCCATTGGTTAAAGTGTTCATTATTCTCATCATCTCCTTCTGTACCTCAAGAGCCATTGTGATGATCTGTGGAAGAAGTTCAGATTTCAGTATGTTTTATAAACTATAGAGTGAAAAATGGAGAATATAAAGAAACCAAGGTGACCTACAAATAATCTACTGCAAACACGGAGATCTACACACTAACTGTGAGCTAGTCTATGGAGGATGACAACAGGAAGAGGTAAGCCaaaggtttctgttttgtaCTTGTTTGACTTGTTGTCCCACTTTGGGGATCAGGATCACTTCCTCCAATAAATTCAGTTTTCCCGGCGAGGTCTTGCCACAGCTGAGCAATGTCACCAAGGAAACAGGGATGTGAAACTGTGCCGGAGGCTGAACAAAATGAATAACATTATTATATGTTGTTTCCAGCGTCGAATATCCAGTATGTGTTTTCATTATCAAACCTCTTGGTTCCTCAGAGCTGCTATGTATTCGTACAGATGGATGCCCTGTATCTGTGCCCCAGTTTTGGCCACAGCCAGTGACACTGAGCCAACAGCCAAGCTTCCATGTAGAACTGGCTTTTGTGGTTCCACTGCAGGAAATGGCTTTTCCACGATGCTCTTTTTACctgtaatataataaaaaccccaaaagagTTTGGAGCATATTTTGGgcttgaaaaagacaaaaaaaaacctaagaTTAATCAGAGAAAGAACCTGAACCTCCACAAGAGCAAGAAATGGTGAGAGAAGTAAAACTTCCAGTCTGGTTCTGAACTCTTTcacagtttctttgtttttaatctgacCACAGTGGTGATTTTATACAATTTTTATAACACAGTGACCAAAACATTGAAAGGTTTAATTTTAGGGTAATGCTTCAAAAAACTGGACCAAATAAGACCCCAGAATTGATTCAAGATGGCTCAAAAGGTGCAGGACTACGAGAACTTGAATTTTACTGATCGCTCACAAACTCCTGTTTACACTAAAAGAAAGCTTGAGCACACAGTCAAAGTTTGAAGGAGGACAGGAGAAGGTAATGCAAAGGGTGGATGACATGAAGATAAATGATTCCCTGTGGTGACCAaaaaagggagcagccaaaacaagaagaaaaactgtGTGTGAGATATAACAAATTATTAGTTTTGTATTAAACTGAATGTTGTGAAGCAGAGAGTGAGAGACGGAGGGAGAAAACACAGCGATTAACAGGATGAAAATAAATCCACATGTGCCAGTTCCATTTCAGGTGCCTCTTTGTATCCTTTCCTAACAGCAAACACAACAAACCTTTTCACTTACTGCCTCATAAAGAGTGCCAGTATATCTAATAATGAAAGGAAAGCTGTCGAATAACAACAACGTCAAAATATTCAAAGTAGGAGTGGGtttaaaaaatcaattttcCGATTCCAATCAATTTTAGTTTCAATAAAGCGACATCGATtgattaaatcctgaatcgatttttaaatataaacgtATTTTCCAGACATCTcacagctgcaggtttcatcactctgaccaaaattcaccgaaccagcagcaaaagaagatcaaactacgcttcacgttTGATAAACAGCGTCATGAACTCCCTCTGACTTTGGCTGTtttttgcttccaccaccatAACAtctcacttcctgcacagctctctctctcagagTATAGAGAGACCAGTTTACCATCAAacctctgttttctgcattattcattgcGAGTACGCACCAGTCTGCTGCTGTGTGCAGTGCTGCTggccacagttttttttttttttttaaatgacctcCGACAACAAAGTCTGATTTCTGCTGTTTAACAGCAAAGATGTGTAAACTTTTACAAATGATtgctcagctgtgtctgtaatcaaacctctgtaactctgcttcacttcagcagcatcaggcaatgttcacatgttgattcatggttttcttacctgctataaaaagccaggccaggaaaatctccgtcatgtttttctgttttatcctcagttactttgacataaaggcctctgctgtgatgctcacacctctgatggagtctcacagtgtcagctttgttttatacacacacataaaatatGGATCTGTGCTGATCAATGATCAGAATtgtgatatttctgactgtctgagtcaaaattgaatcgattatagaaatcagtgacgatacccagccctaattAAAAGCTCTTTTTGTCGGTTATgtgttatatatacatatatatatatatatatatatatatatatatatatatatatatatatatatatagatacatatatatatatatatgtatatatatatatatgtatatatatatatatatatatatatatatatatatatatatatatatatatatatatatatatctacatacatatatatatatatatacttattaggggtgcaacgatactcgtatcgatattgaaccgttcgatacagtgctttcggttcggtacgcatatgtatcgaacaatacaaaattttttatttattttatcaacttttcttctgacgatgctgtctgtgttgagagctcagtggatctgcgttcgactactccgcctaggctgcactgtcgagtgcagatccactgagcgcagcgcaagctagctagacagaagctaagctcgttgcaacatggcaaattgaacctcccccaccctcattcagatctggcctttggaactatcttggtgttcatgtgaagcatgaccctgatggtaagcgcgtcatggacaaaagtaaaacagtatgtcggatgtgccacgcaatgctcaattggtgggaactagtgcgttagcgcagttagctcgttaacgtgttgacgctctCCCGACTCCCGTGACGtgttaactcgctaacggagatttgccgcgttatggcgttaatgtcattttaacgagattaacgctgacagcactagtgggaacacaacgaatatgactgcacatttactccgacatcatcctagtgcaaagacaagtggaagcagacaaaaacaacaagcacgcatgctacaaactttacccgagtcatttagacagccgttagcacatgattctccttatggggacctgatatgtttaatatgctgctgagaatataccccagaagaagcgtatagtatagcttttattttggaaagagccatttctctgtaataaactctcttttccaaagatgagtgattcctcgatcagatagatttattgtttttattattttgttgtttcagtaacattaaatttaaaaactgtacttttgagttaaaatatatatttataattttaataaatgacaaattaaaaaggcatgaacatttttttgtatcgaaaaaatatcaaaccgtgacaccaaagtatcgaaccgaaccgaaccgtgaattttgtgtatcgttgcacccctaatatatatatatatatatatatatatatatatatatatacatatatatatgtatatgtat
The Pelmatolapia mariae isolate MD_Pm_ZW linkage group LG13, Pm_UMD_F_2, whole genome shotgun sequence DNA segment above includes these coding regions:
- the eno4 gene encoding enolase 4 — its product is MSQRALSKRVCKEKRDFDEMKNAAAEFYRVSRVPQDIERALHELFLHRPADLHGYLADYFANLAAPPRISRVKGRQVYDARGRLSVEAEVYCVVHNKEKVKVICLISMSSAAVSSHLVPESQERTEHVMAAVLWINEPLNSMLKDRNPCDQLKIDDILSTFFMDRCLEEKEVRDRERPDVIPSSSPPQTKEKKIINKGKKSIVEKPFPAVEPQKPVLHGSLAVGSVSLAVAKTGAQIQGIHLYEYIAALRNQEPPAQFHIPVSLVTLLSCGKTSPGKLNLLEEVILIPKVGQQVKQIITMALEVQKEMMRIMNTLTNGGASEAFVRDSGALTVSHERAEQPLDLIAEACTNLGVPLGTQIHLALNCAAHELMDPSKGKYEVATGVLKSPDELVDLYQTLISKYPAVVALIDPFRQEDRDQWEKLSSMIGNSCSLLSDVSYKSQGPPLPGVRGHILKHINETTVSDLIHMTSEQQGSVLMGTTCSEPCSEDSLSDIAVGLGLHYVKLGGLSGAERMTKYNRLISIEEELAQQGILVFKEKHPPPLFPDNPHKHSGTAEGARSGLEEHSSHLIQAHL